From Synoicihabitans lomoniglobus, the proteins below share one genomic window:
- a CDS encoding ABC transporter permease, with the protein MTLPFIVLRSLRQHLLSTVVTATAIALAGGLLLSVWAIKDQTRTTFTQANSGFDAVLGARGSKLQLVLSSIFHLEASVGNVTAADFAAIQRHRAVKRAIPIAMGDNLDGFRLVGTTPELFTAVEYRPGQTHQLQAGRIWSGDASEAVLGSFAADRLDLKIGDTFHPFHGLAFSEAHEHEDEYTVVGILAPSNTPTDKVVWIPLHGIQHMSGHNPAAADEISAVLIQLRSPSAGFMLDTLFNRQGEHLTFAYPIAAIVADLFGKIGWFDRVLALVAYLVAVVSAAGVLVAIYNSLSARRRDLAILRALGAGRGTLFGSVILEAAALGGFGMVGGFGVYAAITAVTATIIREETGVVMRTWTYHPVMLWAPLGMILLCALGGVIPAVKAYATNVADNLSPQS; encoded by the coding sequence ATGACGCTTCCCTTCATCGTGCTGCGCAGCCTGCGCCAGCATTTGCTTTCGACCGTCGTGACCGCCACCGCCATCGCCCTCGCCGGGGGTCTGCTGCTGTCGGTGTGGGCGATCAAAGACCAAACGCGGACCACGTTCACGCAGGCCAACAGCGGCTTCGATGCCGTGCTCGGCGCCCGCGGGTCGAAGCTGCAGCTCGTGCTCAGCTCCATCTTTCACCTCGAAGCTTCCGTCGGCAATGTCACGGCCGCCGATTTCGCCGCGATCCAACGTCACCGCGCCGTTAAACGTGCGATTCCCATCGCCATGGGTGACAACCTCGATGGCTTCCGTCTCGTTGGCACCACTCCGGAACTTTTCACCGCAGTCGAATACCGCCCCGGCCAAACTCACCAGCTGCAAGCCGGCCGGATCTGGTCGGGAGACGCGTCCGAGGCCGTGCTGGGTAGCTTTGCCGCCGATCGACTCGACTTGAAAATCGGCGATACGTTTCACCCGTTTCATGGTCTGGCGTTCAGTGAAGCCCATGAGCACGAAGACGAATACACGGTCGTCGGCATTCTCGCCCCGTCCAACACGCCCACGGACAAGGTCGTCTGGATTCCCCTCCATGGCATCCAACACATGAGTGGACACAATCCGGCCGCCGCCGACGAGATCAGCGCCGTGCTCATCCAGCTGCGTTCCCCCAGTGCCGGGTTCATGCTCGACACCCTGTTCAACCGTCAAGGCGAACACCTCACCTTCGCCTACCCCATTGCCGCCATCGTCGCCGATTTGTTTGGAAAAATCGGCTGGTTCGATCGCGTGCTGGCCCTGGTGGCCTACCTGGTCGCGGTAGTCTCCGCGGCGGGGGTGTTGGTCGCGATCTACAATTCACTCTCCGCCCGCCGACGCGACCTCGCCATTTTGCGCGCTCTGGGAGCGGGCCGCGGCACCTTGTTTGGCAGCGTCATCCTGGAAGCCGCCGCGTTGGGCGGTTTCGGCATGGTGGGTGGCTTCGGGGTCTATGCCGCCATCACCGCCGTCACCGCCACCATCATCCGCGAGGAAACGGGCGTGGTGATGCGGACCTGGACCTACCACCCCGTGATGCTGTGGGCCCCACTGGGTATGATTTTGTTGTGCGCTCTGGGCGGCGTCATTCCCGCCGTGAAAGCCTACGCGACCAACGTGGCCGACAACTTGTCACCGCAATCCTGA
- a CDS encoding ABC transporter ATP-binding protein — protein MSLLTISGLQKSFAGPAGDTTRIIDIDTFELAPETHLALRGRSGSGKTTFLHLIAGILPADAGSICFDGIELSQLSEARRDRVRATNIGYIFQTFNLLQGYTALENVLLGMAFSPGGIDRKRAVAMLDRVGLSDRLSHRPRELSTGQQQRVAVARALAKRPRLVLADEPTGNLDRRNADNTLSLIREVCTEDPTALLLVSHDDAVLAEFPEVVDFSALNPSAMPTQP, from the coding sequence GTGTCACTTCTCACCATTTCCGGACTCCAGAAAAGCTTCGCCGGCCCGGCCGGTGACACAACCCGCATTATCGATATCGACACGTTTGAACTGGCACCGGAAACACATCTCGCCCTGCGCGGCCGCAGCGGTTCGGGCAAGACCACGTTTCTCCATTTGATCGCGGGTATTCTCCCCGCCGACGCGGGGTCGATCTGTTTTGATGGCATCGAACTTTCGCAACTTTCCGAAGCCCGCCGCGATCGTGTGCGCGCCACCAACATCGGCTACATTTTCCAGACTTTCAACCTACTCCAAGGCTACACCGCACTGGAAAACGTGTTGCTCGGCATGGCGTTTTCTCCGGGTGGGATCGATCGGAAACGAGCGGTCGCCATGCTCGATCGGGTCGGACTCTCGGATCGGCTGTCTCATCGTCCCCGCGAGCTCTCCACGGGCCAGCAACAACGCGTCGCTGTCGCCCGCGCGCTGGCCAAACGTCCCCGCCTGGTCCTCGCCGATGAACCCACCGGCAACCTCGATCGGCGCAACGCCGACAATACCCTGAGTCTGATTCGCGAGGTCTGCACGGAAGACCCAACCGCCCTGCTGCTCGTCAGCCACGACGATGCCGTTCTGGCCGAGTTCCCTGAAGTTGTAGATTTTTCGGCTCTCAACCCATCGGCAATGCCGACCCAACCATGA
- a CDS encoding efflux RND transporter permease subunit, translating into MILSDLSIRRPVICTVACLLVILIGVLTFNRLPVREYPNVESPSVSVSTTYRGASAEVVETKVTDPLEKQLSAVEGIKIMRSTSSEQSSRIAIEFDLNRNIDEAANDVRDLVARVRLPDEVDRPRISKVDPDTTPVVTLSFNSDVYDRLEIVELIENIVLPRIQTVPGVGSVQIDGERYAMRLWIDSDRLAAYNLTVADVQSALQRQNVEVPGGRIESQTREFPVRLMGSMSEVSDFENLVLATRGDYQVKFRDIGRVELGAEDYRSTTYFNGRLSVGVQILRQPSTNLLELCDGVKALIPVFQQEMPEGIVVELSKDDSAYVERTVDEVYNTLYEATFLVVLVIFLFLRNWRATLIPLVAVPVSLVGTVAIIATLGFSINILTLLACVLAIGLVVDDAIVMLENIYRRIEAGEKPVSAALHGARQVAFAIVATTLTLAAVFLPVAFQSGQTGRLFFEFGITLVVAVIMSSVVALTMSPMLCSRLLLPPRPGGGHGWFYDRTEPFFVALNRGFDVALRVAVRWRWGVFAATLAMVGLGGWLYTQLQRELIPAEDRGVFTANLRAPVGSTPQYMDSYGRQLEQEILKIPEIDRTFQRQSPGRAYVTGTLDVWEDRERTTQDVISDVRKIATDKITGVQVTVGPKRPFGGGGGPGRGSALQLVLMGSQFDELQVTGETFLDTMRESELFGPLRLYPSPTKPQLDVRIDRDKAADLGVPVSDIATTLETLLGSRRVTQFQRGSQQYYVILQVESTRRMTPHDLSRIYVRSSRGHLVQLSNLVSWNENAVPESYPHFNRLRSVTLSAPLADGVTMGDAVMFLQGVIPDLLPAGSTYAWDGPARQFIEGAGDTYMLFGLALLFTFLILAAQFESWVHPFTIFTGVAIAVSGGIIVLYATRFWGPALTDNLFARFGLIMLIGLIAKNGILIVEFANQLQIDDGLDAATAAFRATTIRFRPILMTSVSTILGAVPIAFAQGAGAEIRNPLGLVIVGGLAISTVMTLFVVPIVYTWMDSLCVRLTGKNSAHGLKRAAEIRGDLAGAPSMAATHPAVVPVSGLR; encoded by the coding sequence ATGATTCTCTCCGACCTTTCCATCCGGCGCCCGGTGATTTGCACCGTGGCCTGCCTGCTTGTCATCCTGATCGGCGTGCTCACGTTCAACCGGTTGCCGGTGCGCGAGTATCCCAACGTCGAGTCTCCGTCGGTCAGTGTGTCGACGACTTACCGGGGTGCCTCCGCCGAGGTGGTGGAGACGAAGGTGACCGATCCACTGGAGAAGCAACTCTCGGCGGTGGAGGGCATCAAGATCATGCGCTCCACCTCCTCCGAGCAAAGTTCGCGCATTGCGATCGAGTTCGATCTCAACCGCAATATCGACGAAGCCGCCAACGACGTGCGCGACCTGGTGGCGCGGGTGCGCTTGCCCGACGAGGTGGACCGACCGCGTATCAGTAAAGTGGATCCGGATACCACGCCGGTCGTGACCCTGTCGTTCAACTCCGACGTTTACGACCGTCTGGAGATTGTGGAGTTGATCGAGAACATTGTGCTGCCTCGGATTCAGACCGTGCCCGGGGTGGGGTCGGTGCAGATCGACGGCGAACGTTATGCCATGCGCCTGTGGATCGACAGTGATCGCCTGGCGGCCTACAACCTGACGGTGGCGGATGTGCAGTCGGCCCTGCAGCGGCAGAACGTCGAAGTGCCGGGCGGACGCATCGAATCGCAGACCCGGGAGTTTCCCGTGCGCTTGATGGGCAGCATGAGTGAGGTGTCTGATTTTGAGAATCTGGTCCTGGCCACGCGCGGTGATTACCAGGTGAAGTTTCGCGACATCGGGCGGGTCGAACTGGGCGCGGAGGATTATCGGAGCACGACGTATTTCAACGGACGGCTGAGTGTGGGAGTGCAGATCCTGCGGCAGCCGTCGACCAACCTGTTGGAGTTGTGCGATGGGGTGAAGGCGTTGATCCCGGTGTTTCAACAGGAAATGCCGGAAGGCATCGTGGTGGAGTTGAGCAAGGACGATTCGGCCTACGTCGAGCGCACCGTGGACGAAGTGTATAACACGCTCTATGAAGCGACGTTTCTGGTCGTATTGGTCATCTTCCTGTTTCTGCGCAACTGGCGCGCGACGCTCATCCCGCTGGTCGCAGTGCCGGTCTCGTTGGTCGGCACGGTCGCCATCATCGCCACGCTGGGGTTTTCGATCAACATCCTGACGCTGCTCGCCTGTGTGCTGGCGATCGGGTTGGTGGTGGACGACGCCATCGTGATGCTCGAAAACATTTATCGCCGGATCGAGGCGGGCGAGAAGCCGGTGTCGGCGGCGTTGCACGGGGCCCGGCAGGTGGCGTTTGCGATCGTGGCCACGACGCTGACGTTGGCCGCGGTGTTCTTGCCGGTGGCGTTCCAATCGGGGCAAACCGGCCGCCTCTTTTTTGAGTTCGGCATTACGCTCGTCGTGGCGGTTATCATGTCTTCGGTCGTGGCCCTCACCATGTCGCCGATGCTGTGTTCGCGGCTGTTGCTGCCGCCGCGTCCGGGCGGTGGGCACGGCTGGTTCTACGATCGCACGGAGCCGTTTTTCGTCGCGCTCAATCGTGGGTTCGACGTGGCGCTGCGCGTGGCGGTGCGGTGGCGCTGGGGAGTGTTTGCGGCGACCCTGGCGATGGTCGGACTGGGCGGCTGGCTCTATACCCAGCTGCAGCGGGAGTTGATTCCGGCCGAAGACCGGGGCGTGTTCACCGCCAACCTGCGAGCGCCCGTGGGGTCGACGCCGCAGTATATGGATTCCTACGGTCGGCAGTTGGAGCAGGAGATTTTAAAGATCCCGGAGATTGACCGCACGTTTCAGCGGCAGAGTCCCGGCCGTGCTTATGTGACCGGAACACTCGACGTGTGGGAGGATCGCGAACGCACGACGCAGGACGTGATTTCGGACGTGCGCAAAATTGCCACGGACAAGATCACCGGGGTGCAGGTCACGGTGGGGCCCAAACGGCCGTTTGGCGGCGGCGGCGGACCGGGGCGGGGCAGTGCGTTGCAGTTGGTTTTGATGGGCAGCCAATTCGATGAGCTGCAGGTAACTGGTGAGACCTTTTTGGATACGATGCGGGAAAGTGAATTGTTCGGACCGCTGCGCCTTTATCCGTCTCCCACCAAACCCCAGTTGGATGTGCGCATCGACCGGGACAAAGCCGCTGATCTGGGAGTGCCGGTGAGCGATATCGCGACGACCTTGGAGACGTTGCTCGGCAGCCGTCGGGTGACGCAGTTTCAACGCGGCAGTCAGCAATATTACGTGATCCTGCAGGTCGAGAGCACGCGGCGCATGACTCCGCATGACCTTTCCCGCATTTATGTGCGCTCCAGCCGGGGGCATCTCGTGCAATTGAGCAACCTGGTGAGCTGGAATGAAAATGCGGTGCCGGAGAGTTATCCGCACTTCAACCGGCTGCGATCGGTGACCTTGTCGGCCCCGTTGGCGGACGGTGTGACCATGGGCGATGCGGTGATGTTTCTGCAGGGGGTGATTCCGGACTTGCTGCCCGCCGGTTCAACTTACGCGTGGGATGGCCCGGCGCGGCAGTTCATCGAAGGCGCGGGTGACACCTACATGCTGTTTGGTTTGGCGCTGTTGTTCACGTTTCTGATTTTAGCCGCGCAGTTCGAGTCCTGGGTGCACCCGTTTACGATTTTCACCGGCGTGGCGATCGCGGTTTCCGGCGGGATCATCGTGCTCTATGCCACGCGATTCTGGGGACCGGCCTTGACCGACAACCTCTTCGCCCGGTTTGGACTGATCATGCTGATCGGGCTCATCGCCAAAAACGGCATCCTCATCGTGGAGTTCGCCAACCAGCTGCAAATCGACGACGGACTGGATGCGGCGACGGCGGCGTTCCGCGCGACCACGATCCGCTTTAGGCCCATTCTGATGACCTCGGTGTCGACGATCCTGGGAGCGGTCCCAATCGCCTTCGCGCAGGGGGCGGGAGCTGAGATTCGCAATCCGCTGGGGTTGGTGATTGTCGGGGGATTGGCGATATCGACCGTGATGACATTGTTCGTCGTGCCCATTGTTTACACGTGGATGGACAGTCTCTGTGTGCGTCTCACGGGTAAAAACAGCGCTCACGGACTGAAACGGGCGGCCGAGATCCGGGGTGATCTGGCCGGTGCTCCTTCGATGGCGGCCACGCATCCCGCGGTGGTTCCGGTATCAGGATTGCGGTGA
- a CDS encoding DUF3299 domain-containing protein, translated as MHPRWRRILLTTLWIALLSAAGVRAMEAAEGKISLKDYVPVGFNFLGKFEIDLNDLEAIGSMTEEEYAAAKIPDDIKELDGKKVCIPAYMLPVVFADGGVTEFLGMASTTSCCYGVEPKLTEIIAVRMTKGSTQSLMDSPLFLFGTLRVGPVVDDGFVTAIYSMECDKVSW; from the coding sequence ATGCACCCACGTTGGCGACGGATTCTTCTGACAACGCTGTGGATCGCCTTGCTGAGCGCGGCGGGAGTTCGCGCCATGGAGGCGGCCGAAGGCAAAATCTCGCTCAAGGACTATGTGCCGGTCGGATTCAATTTTCTGGGGAAATTTGAGATCGACCTGAACGATCTCGAAGCGATTGGGAGCATGACGGAGGAGGAGTATGCCGCTGCCAAGATCCCGGATGATATCAAGGAATTGGATGGGAAAAAGGTGTGTATTCCGGCCTACATGCTACCGGTGGTGTTTGCCGACGGCGGGGTGACGGAGTTTCTGGGCATGGCCAGCACCACCTCGTGTTGTTATGGCGTGGAGCCGAAACTCACCGAAATCATTGCGGTGCGGATGACCAAAGGATCCACCCAATCCTTGATGGACAGCCCGTTGTTTTTGTTTGGCACCCTCCGAGTGGGACCCGTGGTGGACGACGGCTTCGTCACTGCGATCTACTCCATGGAGTGCGACAAAGTGAGCTGGTAG